A genome region from Arthrobacter agilis includes the following:
- a CDS encoding acyltransferase family protein, whose translation MSTVQAWSGCVKHLRGRPSGPGCTPKYRYACLQWDSDAGEAIISGTQGARIGWLDSLRGAAILLVVVLHAGEALRVAVGSTPGLDQFNLFLEPFRMPVLMFLSGILLPQSLAKSGRRYFAGKASRVAWPYVLWSVITLAATGELGPVRMAEVLYRSPTYLWYLWFILVFYALAYPLRRVPPLWIAGSGLALSFVLPHASRPGTMAFLAGFFFFGAWCARSAPLVQRTIGRPWVLAMAAASAVTVGVLNVAGRDVLYRGEFVWGVVGALGVVCWAFPRLGANRATAALEFVGRHSIVFYVVHLAPIMVTLALADAAGLAGTWLLPLLLVTGVGIPLGIAWVYSTREHASVDLLFEAPALGRRAAVTGVGARRSRA comes from the coding sequence ATCTGCGCGGACGGCCATCCGGGCCGGGGTGCACTCCGAAGTACCGGTACGCATGCCTACAGTGGGATTCCGACGCCGGGGAGGCCATCATCAGTGGTACGCAGGGTGCGCGCATCGGCTGGCTCGACAGCCTGCGCGGAGCGGCCATCCTCCTGGTCGTCGTGCTGCACGCGGGGGAGGCGCTGCGTGTCGCCGTCGGGTCGACGCCCGGTCTCGACCAGTTCAACCTCTTCCTCGAGCCGTTCCGCATGCCCGTGCTGATGTTCCTCTCGGGGATCCTGCTGCCGCAGTCCCTGGCCAAGTCCGGGCGCCGGTACTTCGCGGGCAAGGCCTCCCGGGTGGCGTGGCCCTACGTCCTGTGGTCGGTGATCACCCTCGCGGCGACCGGTGAGCTCGGCCCCGTCCGGATGGCCGAGGTGCTCTATCGTTCGCCGACCTACCTCTGGTACCTCTGGTTCATCCTCGTCTTCTACGCGCTGGCCTATCCGCTGCGGCGCGTCCCGCCCCTCTGGATCGCAGGATCTGGCCTGGCGCTGTCGTTCGTGCTGCCGCATGCCTCCCGGCCCGGGACCATGGCGTTCCTCGCGGGCTTCTTCTTCTTCGGCGCCTGGTGCGCACGTTCCGCGCCACTGGTGCAGCGGACCATCGGCAGGCCCTGGGTCCTGGCGATGGCGGCAGCCTCGGCGGTCACCGTGGGAGTCCTCAATGTCGCCGGGAGGGACGTGCTGTACCGCGGCGAGTTCGTCTGGGGTGTCGTCGGGGCCCTCGGCGTCGTGTGCTGGGCCTTCCCGCGGCTGGGTGCCAATCGTGCGACGGCGGCCCTCGAATTCGTGGGGCGCCACTCCATCGTCTTCTACGTGGTGCACCTCGCGCCCATCATGGTGACGCTCGCCCTCGCCGACGCCGCCGGCCTTGCCGGGACGTGGCTGCTGCCGCTGCTCCTGGTGACGGGAGTGGGGATCCCGCTCGGGATCGCCTGGGTGTATTCCACCCGGGAGCACGCGTCGGTCGATCTCCTGTTCGAGGCGCCGGCCCTCGGGCGGCGCGCGGCGGTGACCGGGGTCGGTGCCCGCCGGTCTCGGGCCTGA
- a CDS encoding MarR family winged helix-turn-helix transcriptional regulator, translated as MSLSTDPRLLALAQSFRTTLRHAVYLSRSMDSDGELTTMQMSTLSMAAEQPLRVSRVAANLGIRVPSATEQIIKLEQAGLVRRQPDPTDSRAVLVQLTDKGREAWTAAGTRRNESVAALLDQLDDDERATLAAALPIIEKLTSTT; from the coding sequence ATGAGCCTCTCCACGGATCCCCGACTGCTTGCCCTTGCACAGTCCTTCCGCACCACGCTGCGCCATGCCGTCTACCTCAGCCGCTCCATGGACAGCGACGGAGAGCTCACCACCATGCAGATGAGCACACTGAGCATGGCCGCCGAGCAGCCCCTGCGCGTCAGCCGCGTCGCCGCGAACCTCGGCATCCGGGTGCCCTCGGCCACCGAGCAGATCATCAAGCTCGAGCAGGCCGGCCTCGTCCGCCGTCAGCCGGATCCCACCGACTCGCGCGCCGTCCTCGTGCAACTCACGGACAAGGGCCGCGAGGCCTGGACGGCGGCCGGTACACGCCGCAACGAGAGCGTCGCCGCCCTGCTCGACCAGCTCGACGACGACGAGAGGGCCACGCTCGCCGCGGCACTGCCCATCATCGAGAAGCTCACCTCCACCACCTGA
- the trxA gene encoding thioredoxin, translating into MSTINITEASFPETIEGNDIVFVDFWADWCGPCKQFAPVYDAVSQQHEDVTFAKVDTEAEQSLAAAAGITSIPTLMAFREKVLVFSQPGALNATQFGELVEAVKGLDMKAVHEQIAQQRAEGAPASDAQ; encoded by the coding sequence ATGTCGACAATCAATATCACCGAGGCAAGCTTCCCGGAAACCATCGAGGGCAACGACATCGTGTTCGTTGACTTCTGGGCCGACTGGTGTGGGCCGTGCAAGCAGTTCGCACCGGTGTACGACGCCGTGTCGCAGCAGCACGAGGACGTCACCTTCGCGAAGGTGGACACCGAGGCCGAGCAGTCGCTCGCTGCCGCCGCGGGAATCACCTCCATCCCCACGCTGATGGCGTTCCGCGAGAAGGTCCTCGTCTTCTCCCAGCCCGGCGCTCTCAACGCGACCCAGTTCGGCGAACTCGTCGAGGCCGTGAAGGGCCTGGACATGAAGGCCGTCCACGAGCAGATCGCCCAGCAGCGCGCCGAGGGCGCCCCCGCCTCCGACGCGCAGTAG
- a CDS encoding DUF1810 domain-containing protein, producing MSDDPHDLARFVEAQDAHGTYGEALAELQRGRKTGHWMWFVFPQIAGLGSSPTSVRYAIRSLDEARAYLTHPVLGPRLMESVHALLTLDGSDPVEVLGGIDARKLQSSMTLFDRAAPQEPWFRAVLDRYYAGVEDGTTASILAG from the coding sequence GTGAGCGACGATCCCCACGACCTGGCGCGCTTCGTCGAGGCGCAGGATGCGCACGGCACCTACGGGGAGGCCCTCGCCGAACTGCAGCGAGGGCGCAAGACGGGGCACTGGATGTGGTTCGTCTTCCCGCAGATCGCAGGGCTCGGGAGCAGCCCCACGTCCGTCCGGTACGCGATCCGCTCGCTCGACGAAGCCCGCGCGTACCTCACGCACCCCGTGCTGGGACCACGACTGATGGAGAGCGTCCACGCCCTCCTCACGCTGGACGGCAGCGACCCGGTCGAGGTGCTCGGCGGGATCGATGCCCGCAAGCTTCAGTCCTCCATGACGCTCTTCGACCGGGCCGCTCCGCAGGAGCCGTGGTTCAGGGCCGTGCTCGACCGGTACTACGCCGGGGTGGAGGACGGGACGACGGCGTCGATCCTGGCGGGATGA
- a CDS encoding DUF6314 family protein: MEAAATRGTGVEDPMAFLAGTWSTERTLLDRAVGTTGTFSGTTLFTPDRGGLRWDEEGTVRWASFQGPASRSYRIDAGDGGDGGLTVTFPDGRVLCRLDLRPGAARDEHHCAPDTYRVDFVITSPVTIEYSWDVTGPAKDHLLRTVLTRT, from the coding sequence ATGGAGGCTGCAGCAACGCGCGGGACGGGCGTCGAGGACCCGATGGCCTTCCTCGCCGGGACCTGGTCCACCGAACGTACCCTCCTGGACCGGGCCGTCGGCACGACCGGCACCTTCTCGGGGACCACCCTGTTCACGCCCGACCGCGGCGGCCTGCGGTGGGACGAGGAGGGCACGGTCCGCTGGGCCTCGTTCCAGGGCCCGGCCTCCCGCTCGTACCGCATCGATGCCGGGGACGGCGGGGACGGCGGGTTGACCGTCACCTTCCCGGACGGACGGGTACTGTGCCGCCTCGACCTCCGCCCTGGCGCCGCACGCGACGAGCACCACTGCGCCCCGGACACCTACCGGGTCGACTTCGTCATCACGTCGCCGGTCACCATCGAATACTCCTGGGATGTCACGGGGCCGGCGAAGGACCACCTGCTGAGGACCGTCCTCACCCGGACCTGA
- a CDS encoding cystathionine gamma-synthase: protein MTHPNAQGFNTRAVHAGQTPDPTTGAVIPPLYQTTTFAQDGIGKLRNGYEYGRGTNPTRDALQFQIAALEGGSHAFSFSSGLAAEDALIRAALRPGDHIVLGNDAYGGTYRLIDRVLSQWGITNTAVDMADPDAVRAAIAANNTKMVWVETPSNPMMKITDIAATAQLAHDAGALLVVDNTFASPYLQQPLTFGADVVVHSTTKYIGGHSDASGGAVVVNDDELAEKIGFIQFAVGAVSAPMEAWLTTRGLKTLGVRMDRHSSNATAIARWLQDQDEVERVYYPGLPEHPGHDLAAAQMKDFGGMISVTFKGGAEAAKKVAESTHVFLLAESLGGIESLMNYPSDMTHASVKGTELAVPENLVRLSVGIEDLEDLIADLERAISSLR from the coding sequence GTGACGCACCCGAACGCCCAGGGTTTCAACACCCGGGCCGTCCACGCAGGCCAGACCCCCGACCCCACGACGGGAGCGGTGATCCCGCCCCTGTACCAGACCACCACGTTCGCGCAGGACGGCATCGGCAAGCTGCGCAACGGCTACGAGTACGGGCGCGGCACCAACCCCACCCGTGATGCGCTGCAGTTCCAGATCGCGGCGCTCGAGGGCGGCAGCCATGCCTTCAGCTTCTCGTCGGGCCTCGCTGCGGAGGACGCGCTGATCCGTGCCGCCCTCCGGCCGGGCGACCACATCGTCCTCGGCAACGACGCGTACGGCGGCACGTATCGCCTGATCGACCGCGTCCTGTCCCAGTGGGGCATCACCAATACGGCCGTGGACATGGCGGACCCGGACGCCGTCCGGGCCGCCATCGCCGCGAACAACACGAAGATGGTCTGGGTCGAGACGCCGTCGAACCCGATGATGAAGATCACCGACATCGCCGCGACCGCGCAGCTCGCGCACGACGCCGGTGCCCTGCTCGTGGTCGACAACACGTTCGCCTCGCCCTACCTGCAGCAGCCGCTCACGTTCGGTGCGGACGTCGTCGTGCACTCGACGACCAAGTACATCGGCGGGCACTCGGACGCCAGCGGCGGGGCCGTCGTCGTGAACGACGACGAGCTCGCCGAGAAGATCGGCTTCATCCAGTTCGCCGTCGGCGCCGTGTCCGCACCCATGGAGGCCTGGCTCACCACCCGTGGGCTCAAGACCCTCGGCGTGCGCATGGACCGGCACTCCTCGAACGCCACGGCGATCGCCCGCTGGCTCCAGGACCAGGACGAGGTGGAGCGCGTCTACTACCCCGGTCTGCCCGAGCACCCCGGCCACGACCTCGCCGCAGCCCAGATGAAGGACTTCGGCGGCATGATCTCAGTGACGTTCAAGGGCGGGGCGGAGGCCGCGAAGAAGGTCGCCGAATCGACGCACGTCTTCCTGCTCGCGGAGTCCCTCGGCGGCATCGAGTCGCTGATGAACTACCCGTCCGACATGACGCACGCATCGGTCAAGGGCACCGAACTGGCGGTCCCGGAGAACCTGGTCCGCCTGTCCGTCGGGATCGAGGACCTCGAGGACCTGATCGCGGATCTCGAGCGGGCCATCTCTTCCCTGCGCTAG
- a CDS encoding SLC13 family permease, which produces MTRRTVLRAVLPALAVACVVSGLLPGPDLLELWTRIWPILLFVTAMTVVTDLLFSAGVFERVISASARLARGRVLVLWLVTVLLAVVCTVFFSLDTTAVLLTPLVVLLARRAGLPPLPFAVTIVWLANTASLLLPVSNLTNLLVQEKLQLSPAAFAGLVYGPAIVGVVVPCFVLYAIFRRQLSGSFSPAPPRAAEDRVLLRCGYAVLALLLPALVSGIPVALSASAAAVVLAVLFAIRRRGALTVRLIPVNPLVLALSLFVLVTAAQVQGLAAFVAPLAGEGEGLADLLQLAAVGAAGANAVNNLPAYLALEPVAGSPLRLAALLIGVNLAPLVTPWGSLATLLWAERLRSLGITIRWVPFAVAGLLVTAVLLPSAVVVLWLLGARA; this is translated from the coding sequence TTGACTCGTCGGACTGTCCTGCGCGCGGTCCTGCCGGCCCTCGCCGTGGCGTGCGTCGTCAGCGGGCTGCTGCCCGGTCCGGACCTGCTGGAACTATGGACCCGGATCTGGCCGATCCTGCTCTTCGTGACCGCCATGACCGTCGTCACGGACCTCCTGTTCTCCGCAGGGGTCTTCGAGCGCGTCATCTCGGCCTCGGCGCGCCTCGCCCGCGGCCGCGTCCTCGTCCTGTGGCTCGTCACCGTGCTCCTCGCCGTCGTCTGCACCGTCTTCTTCTCCCTGGACACGACGGCGGTCCTGCTCACCCCGCTCGTGGTGCTCCTCGCGCGCCGGGCCGGGTTGCCGCCGTTGCCGTTCGCGGTGACGATCGTGTGGCTCGCCAACACGGCGTCGCTGCTCCTCCCCGTGTCCAACCTCACCAACCTGCTGGTGCAGGAGAAGCTGCAGCTGAGCCCGGCCGCCTTCGCCGGGCTCGTGTACGGGCCGGCGATCGTCGGCGTCGTCGTGCCGTGCTTCGTCCTGTACGCGATCTTCCGGCGACAGCTCTCGGGGAGCTTCTCCCCCGCCCCTCCACGCGCCGCCGAGGACCGGGTGCTGCTGCGCTGCGGCTACGCCGTCCTCGCGCTCCTCCTCCCCGCCCTGGTCAGCGGCATCCCGGTGGCGCTGAGCGCGAGTGCCGCCGCCGTCGTCCTGGCCGTCCTCTTCGCCATCCGGCGCAGGGGTGCGCTGACCGTCCGGCTGATCCCCGTCAACCCGCTCGTCCTCGCCCTCAGCCTCTTCGTGCTCGTCACGGCCGCACAGGTGCAGGGCCTGGCCGCCTTCGTGGCACCGCTCGCCGGGGAGGGAGAGGGGCTCGCGGACCTGCTGCAGCTCGCCGCCGTCGGCGCGGCAGGCGCCAACGCGGTCAACAACCTGCCGGCCTACCTCGCCCTGGAACCGGTCGCCGGGTCCCCGCTCCGCCTCGCGGCGCTGCTGATCGGGGTGAACCTCGCCCCGCTGGTCACGCCCTGGGGATCGCTCGCGACGCTGCTCTGGGCCGAGCGGCTCCGCTCGCTCGGCATCACCATCCGGTGGGTGCCGTTCGCCGTGGCCGGCCTCCTGGTCACCGCCGTGCTGCTGCCGTCGGCCGTCGTCGTGCTGTGGTTGCTGGGGGCGCGAGCCTAG
- a CDS encoding cystathionine beta-synthase, producing MKYANSIVDLIGNTPLVKLNSVTDGIAATVLAKVEYLNPGGSVKDRIAAKIIDAAEAEGKIKPGGTIVEPTSGNTGVGLALVAQQRGYKCVFVVPDKVGEDKRNVLKAYGAEVVVTPTAVAPDSPQSYYGVSDRLVREIPGAYKPDQFSNPNGPLSHYETTGPEIWNDTDGRLTHFVTGVGTGGTITGTGRYLKEVSADRAGGPVRIIGADPDGSIYSGGTGRPYFVEGVGEDMWPDSYDPSVPDEIHGVTDAESFEMTRRLAREEGLLVGGSCGMAVVAALRVAKDLTADDVVVVLLPDGGRGYLGKIFNDDWMRSYGFLAGGDDASVAEVLRTKSGSLPDLVHTHPTETVRDVISLMDQYGVSMVPVLSQEPPVKMGEVLGSVDERSLTAKIFHGEAKLTDKISEHMDAKLPLIGSLESIGTARERLQDSDTLMVTFVGSPVGILTRHDLLTYMSK from the coding sequence ATGAAGTACGCCAATTCCATTGTTGACCTGATCGGCAACACCCCGCTGGTCAAGCTCAACTCCGTCACCGACGGCATCGCAGCCACCGTCCTCGCGAAGGTCGAGTACCTCAACCCGGGCGGGTCGGTGAAGGACCGCATCGCGGCGAAGATCATCGACGCCGCCGAGGCCGAGGGGAAGATCAAGCCCGGCGGCACCATCGTCGAACCGACCTCCGGCAACACCGGTGTCGGGCTCGCCCTCGTCGCCCAGCAGCGCGGCTACAAGTGCGTCTTCGTGGTGCCCGACAAGGTGGGCGAGGACAAGCGCAACGTCCTCAAGGCCTACGGTGCGGAGGTCGTGGTGACCCCGACCGCCGTCGCACCCGACAGCCCCCAGTCCTACTACGGTGTCTCCGACCGGCTCGTCCGCGAGATCCCCGGCGCCTACAAGCCCGACCAGTTCTCCAACCCGAACGGGCCCCTGAGCCACTACGAGACCACCGGCCCCGAGATCTGGAACGACACCGACGGCAGGCTCACGCACTTCGTCACCGGCGTCGGCACGGGCGGGACCATCACCGGTACCGGCCGGTACCTCAAGGAGGTCTCCGCGGACCGCGCCGGCGGGCCCGTGCGCATCATCGGCGCCGATCCGGACGGCTCGATCTACTCGGGCGGGACCGGGCGACCCTACTTCGTCGAGGGCGTCGGCGAGGACATGTGGCCCGATTCCTACGACCCTTCGGTTCCCGACGAGATCCACGGCGTCACCGATGCCGAGAGCTTCGAGATGACCCGGCGCCTCGCCCGCGAGGAGGGCCTGCTGGTCGGCGGATCCTGCGGCATGGCGGTCGTCGCGGCACTGCGCGTCGCCAAGGACCTGACCGCCGACGACGTCGTCGTGGTCCTCCTGCCCGACGGCGGCCGCGGCTACCTCGGGAAGATCTTCAACGATGACTGGATGAGGTCCTACGGCTTCCTGGCCGGCGGTGACGACGCGAGCGTCGCGGAGGTGCTGCGCACCAAGAGCGGCTCCCTGCCCGACCTCGTGCACACCCACCCCACCGAGACCGTCCGCGACGTCATCTCGCTCATGGACCAGTACGGCGTGTCCATGGTCCCCGTGCTGTCGCAGGAACCCCCGGTGAAGATGGGCGAGGTGCTGGGCTCGGTGGACGAACGGTCCCTCACCGCGAAGATCTTCCACGGCGAGGCGAAGCTGACGGACAAGATCTCGGAGCACATGGACGCGAAGCTGCCCCTCATCGGGTCGCTGGAGTCCATCGGCACCGCCCGCGAGCGTCTCCAGGACAGCGACACGCTGATGGTGACGTTCGTCGGGTCGCCGGTGGGAATTCTTACGCGCCATGACTTGCTGACATATATGAGCAAGTAG
- a CDS encoding DNA-3-methyladenine glycosylase family protein — MTIAPAVVPSGAEAAEWLPDGPYNLAGTVGTLQCGAYDPSFIVQGPDHWIAYRTADGPVTLALRQRGSLNEGCIQATAWGSGAALALESVPRLLGADDDWSAFDSAAFSATLPELARKGRYLNPGLRLPASGRMLDTIARAILEQKVTNLEAKRSWRYLLTRYGDPAPDAGGLAPAGLRLPPTAEQWRRIPSWDWHKAGVDAKRSTTILKAALVASGLERLGSQPGGEAVRAGLRSVPGIGVWTVAEVVQRTHGCPDSISVGDYHLAAYVGAALTGRRTDDAGMIELLEPWKGQRQRVVRTLYASGFRKQTYGPRLSPEDHRRR; from the coding sequence ATGACCATTGCCCCCGCCGTCGTGCCGTCGGGTGCGGAGGCCGCGGAGTGGCTCCCGGACGGCCCCTACAACCTGGCGGGAACGGTCGGCACCCTGCAGTGCGGGGCGTACGACCCCTCCTTCATCGTCCAGGGCCCGGACCACTGGATCGCCTACCGCACGGCCGACGGGCCGGTGACGCTGGCCCTGCGGCAGCGCGGTTCCCTCAACGAGGGGTGCATCCAGGCGACGGCGTGGGGTTCAGGGGCTGCCCTGGCGCTCGAGTCCGTCCCCCGCCTGCTCGGCGCCGATGACGACTGGAGTGCCTTCGACAGCGCCGCCTTCTCGGCGACGCTGCCCGAGCTCGCCCGGAAGGGCAGGTACCTGAACCCCGGACTGCGCCTGCCCGCGTCCGGCCGGATGCTCGACACGATCGCCCGGGCGATCCTCGAGCAGAAGGTCACCAACCTCGAGGCCAAGCGTTCCTGGCGCTACCTGCTGACCCGCTACGGCGATCCGGCCCCCGACGCCGGGGGCCTCGCACCCGCAGGTCTCCGCCTGCCGCCGACGGCGGAGCAGTGGCGCCGCATCCCCTCCTGGGACTGGCACAAGGCCGGGGTGGACGCGAAGCGCTCGACGACGATCCTCAAGGCAGCCCTGGTGGCGAGCGGTCTCGAGCGCCTCGGTTCCCAGCCCGGGGGTGAGGCCGTGCGGGCGGGGCTGCGCTCCGTTCCCGGCATCGGCGTCTGGACCGTGGCGGAGGTGGTGCAGCGGACCCACGGCTGCCCCGACTCCATCTCCGTGGGCGACTACCATCTCGCGGCCTACGTGGGCGCGGCGCTCACGGGGAGGCGCACCGACGACGCCGGGATGATCGAGCTCCTCGAGCCGTGGAAGGGCCAGCGGCAGCGCGTGGTGAGGACCCTGTATGCGAGCGGGTTCCGGAAGCAGACGTACGGTCCGCGCCTGTCCCCCGAGGACCACCGCCGCCGCTAG
- a CDS encoding putative quinol monooxygenase, with protein sequence MTRPVDVTAVFIPLDGEFFRVKLALDIAIEQVVQEPGCIRYEITEAQEDRIVLTEQWESTELLDTHLRGAAVQDLNESLSALLAQPVDVVRSDRTA encoded by the coding sequence ATGACCCGACCCGTAGACGTCACCGCCGTGTTCATCCCGCTCGACGGCGAGTTCTTCCGTGTGAAGCTCGCCCTGGACATCGCCATCGAACAGGTGGTGCAGGAGCCCGGCTGCATCCGGTACGAGATCACCGAGGCGCAGGAGGACCGCATCGTCCTGACCGAGCAGTGGGAGTCCACCGAACTGCTGGACACGCACCTGCGCGGTGCCGCCGTCCAGGACCTCAACGAATCGCTCAGCGCGCTGCTCGCACAGCCCGTCGACGTGGTCCGCTCCGACCGGACCGCCTAG
- a CDS encoding tartrate dehydrogenase, producing MTNTHRIAVIAGDGIGKEVMPEGLRSLRAAADRYGFAVDAVEFDYASAEYYLQHGQMLPDGWFEELRGFDAIFFGAVGWPDVVPDHVSLWGSLLQFRRSFDQYVNLRPVRLLPGITSPLAGRKPGDVDFYVVRENTEGEYSSVGGRMFEGTDRETVIQDTVMTRTGVDRILRYAFDLAQKREKKHLTSATKSNGISITMPYWDERVEAMAAQYDGVRTDKFHIDILCANFVLHPDWFDVVVASNLFGDILSDLGPACTGTIGVAPSGNINPDRTFPSLFEPVHGSAPDIAGQGIANPVGQIWSASMMLEHLGEADAAAGILSAIESVLAAGGDALTRDLGGTGTTSSLGATIAAAIADR from the coding sequence ATGACGAACACCCACAGGATCGCGGTCATCGCCGGGGACGGCATCGGCAAGGAGGTCATGCCGGAGGGGTTGCGCTCGCTGCGTGCGGCGGCTGACCGGTACGGGTTCGCCGTCGACGCCGTCGAGTTCGACTACGCCAGCGCCGAGTACTACCTCCAGCACGGGCAGATGCTGCCCGACGGCTGGTTCGAGGAGCTACGCGGCTTCGACGCGATCTTCTTCGGGGCCGTGGGCTGGCCCGACGTCGTGCCGGACCACGTGTCCCTGTGGGGCAGCCTGCTGCAGTTCCGGCGCTCCTTCGACCAGTACGTCAACCTGCGCCCCGTGAGGCTGCTCCCGGGCATCACCAGCCCCCTCGCGGGCCGGAAGCCGGGGGACGTCGACTTCTACGTGGTCCGCGAGAACACGGAGGGCGAGTACTCGAGCGTGGGCGGCAGGATGTTCGAGGGCACCGACCGGGAGACGGTCATCCAGGACACCGTCATGACGCGCACGGGTGTGGACCGCATCCTGCGGTACGCCTTCGACCTCGCCCAGAAGCGGGAGAAGAAGCACCTGACCTCGGCGACGAAGAGCAACGGCATCTCGATCACCATGCCCTACTGGGACGAGCGGGTGGAGGCGATGGCGGCGCAGTACGACGGCGTCCGCACGGACAAGTTCCACATCGACATCCTGTGCGCCAACTTCGTGCTCCACCCCGACTGGTTCGACGTGGTGGTGGCCAGCAACCTCTTCGGGGACATCCTGTCGGACCTCGGACCCGCCTGCACGGGGACGATCGGCGTGGCACCCAGCGGCAACATCAATCCGGACCGCACCTTCCCCAGCCTCTTCGAGCCGGTCCACGGTTCCGCGCCGGACATCGCGGGCCAGGGGATCGCCAACCCGGTGGGCCAGATCTGGAGTGCGTCGATGATGCTGGAGCACCTCGGCGAGGCGGACGCCGCGGCGGGCATCCTCTCGGCCATCGAATCGGTGCTCGCCGCCGGCGGCGACGCGCTGACGCGCGACCTCGGCGGCACGGGGACGACGTCGTCGCTCGGCGCGACGATCGCCGCCGCCATCGCCGACCGGTAG